Proteins from a single region of Centropristis striata isolate RG_2023a ecotype Rhode Island chromosome 9, C.striata_1.0, whole genome shotgun sequence:
- the lrrc8c gene encoding volume-regulated anion channel subunit LRRC8C, translating into MIPVMEFRQFSEQQPAFRVLKPWWDVFTDYLSVVMLMIGVFGCTLQVMQDKIICLPQRVSSPPENTSEVEVKSLLQPQSNISAVPREMTGLKTDLDLQQYSFINQMCYEKALHWYAKYFPYLVLIHTLIFMVCSNFWFKFPGSSSKIEHFISMLGKCFDSPWTTRALSEVSGENPEEKDHKKSATSRSNIAVSPGEGSLEKTQSLRSIPEKIVVDKPSASVLDKKEGEQAKALFEKVKKFRLHVEEGDILYLMYVRQTVFKVFKFLLIIAYNSSLVNKVRNRVRCEVEIQDMTGYNDFECNHTMAHLFSKLSYCYLCLVAVYGLTSLYTSYWLFYRSLKEYSFEYVRQETGINDIPDVKNDFAFMLHMIDQYDPLYSKRFAVFLSEVSENKLKQLNLNHEWTAEKLRQRLQTNGKDRLELQLFMLPGLPDTVFELTELQSLKLEIINNVTIPASISQLEDLQELSLYQCSLKSHTTATSFLKENLKVLRVKFDDNRELPNWMYGLRNLEELYLTGSLSPDASKNIVLESLREMKCLKTLSLKSNFTKIPQSIVDVSSHLQRLYLHNDGTKLVMLNNLKKMTNLVELDLVRCDLERIPHAIFSLTNLQELDLKENNLRSIEEIISFQHLRKLTCLKLWYNGIMYIPEHIKKLGSLERLYFSHNKIEILPSHLFLCNKLRYLDLSNNDIRFIPPEIGVLQSLQYFSVTCNKIENLPDELFFCKKLKTLKLGKNSLSILSPKISYLALLTYLDLKCNHFEFLPQELGCCRALKRSGLIVEDALFETLPSDVRDQMKAE; encoded by the exons ATGATTCCTGTGATGGAATTCCGGCAGTTCTCTGAACAGCAGCCAGCGTTCAGAGTCCTGAAGCCGTGGTGGGATGTGTTCACGGATTACCTGTCTGTCGTCATGCTCATGATTGGAGTCTTTGGATGTACTCTTCAG gtaATGCAAGATAAAATCATATGCCTTCCTCAGAGAGTTTCGTCACCTCCGGAGAACACAAGTGAAGTGGAAGTGAAGTCACTGTTGCAACCGCAATCCAATATTTCAGCTGTACCAAGGGAAATGACAGGCCTGAAAACCGATCTGGATCTTCAACAGTACAGCTTCATCAATCAGATGTGTTATGAGAAGGCTCTGCATTGGTATGCCAAGTACTTTCCTTATTTGGTTCTTATACACACTCTCATTTTCATGGTGTGCAGCAACTTCTGGTTCAAATTCCCTGGCTCGAGCTCTAAAATAGAACATTTTATCTCAATGCTTGGCAAGTGTTTCGACTCTCCCTGGACCACACGAGCTCTGTCCGAGGTGTCCGGAGAAAATCCTGAAGAAAAGGACCATAAAAAGAGTGCCACTTCTAGATCCAACATCGCCGTGTCTCCCGGTGAAGGAAGTTTGGAGAAGACACAGTCTCTTCGGTCGATCCCGGAAAAGATTGTAGTTGACAAGCCGTCGGCAAGTGTCTTGGATAAAAAAGAGGGTGAACAAGCTAAGGCTCTTTTTGAAAAGGTGAAGAAGTTTCGTTTGCACGTCGAGGAAGGAGACATCCTCTATCTTATGTACGTTCGACAGACAGTGTTCAAAGTCTTTAAATTCCTCCTGATCATTGCTTATAATAGTTCTCTAGTGAATAAAGTGCGGAATAGAGTGCGTTGCGAAGTCGAGATCCAGGACATGACAGGCTACAATGACTTTGAATGTAACCACACTATGGCTCATCTGTTTTCTAAGCTTTCTTACTGTTACTTGTGCTTAGTGGCTGTCTATGGATTAACAAGCCTTTACACCTCTTACTGGCTGTTCTACCGATCACTGAAAGAATACTCCTTTGAGTATGTGCGACAGGAAACAGGCATCAATGACATCCCAGATGTCAAGAATGACTTTGCTTTCATGCTACACATGATTGATCAATATGACCCACTGTATTCGAAGCGATTTGCAGTTTTTCTGTCCGAAGTCAGTGAGAACAAACTGAAACAGCTCAACCTCAACCATGAGTGGACCGCGGAGAAATTGCGTCAGAGACTGCAAACTAACGGCAAAGACAGACTTGAACTCCAGCTGTTCATGCTCCCTGGGTTACCCGACACTGTCTTTGAGCTGACAGAGCTGCAGTCCCTCAAGCTAGAAATCATCAACAATGTCACCATCCCTGCCTCGATCTCTCAGCTGGAAGACCTTCAAGAGTTGTCTCTTTACCAATGCTCTCTAAAGTCGCACACAACAGCTACCTCCTTCCTCAAAGAGAACCTAAAAGTGCTTCGTGTGAAATTCGATGATAACAGGGAGCTTCCGAACTGGATGTATGGCCTGCGCAACTTAGAGGAGCTCTATCTCACTGGATCTCTGAGCCCCGATGCCTCCAAGAATATAGTTCTTGAGTCGCTGCGGGAGATGAAGTGTTTGAAAACTCTTTCACTAAAGAGTAATTTCACCAAGATACCCCAGTCAATAGTGGATGTCTCGAGCCATCTGCAGCGGCTGTACCTACACAATGATGGCACCAAGCTAGTAATGCTCAACAACCTGAAAAAGATGACCAATCTGGTTGAGCTGGATCTTGTGCGTTGTGATCTGGAACGCATCCCACATGCAATTTTCAGCCTAACGAATCTGCAAGAGCTTGACCTGAAAGAGAATAACCTTCGCTCAATAGAGGAGATCATCAGCTTTCAACATCTTCGGAAACTCACCTGCCTCAAACTTTGGTACAATGGTATCATGTATATCCCGGAGCACATCAAGAAGCTTGGCAGCCTAGAGCGCCTCTACTTCAGCCACAACAAGATCGAGATATTGCCCTCTCACCTGTTCTTGTGCAACAAACTGCGCTACCTGGACCTGTCCAACAATGACATCCGGTTCATCCCTCCAGAAATTGGGGTTCTTCAGAGTCTACAGTATTTCTCTGTCACCTGTAACAAAATCGAAAACCTACCAGATGAGCTCTTCTTTTGCAAAAAGCTCAAAACACTAAAGCTTGGCAAAAACTCACTCTCCATTCTCTCGCCAAAAATTTCCTACCTAGCTCTACTGACATACTTGGACCTCAAATGCAACCACTTTGAGTTCCTGCCACAAGAGCTGGGTTGCTGTCGTGCTTTGAAGCGCAGTGGCCTTATAGTGGAAGACGCACTGTTTGAAACTCTGCCTTCTGATGTCAGGGATCAAATGAAGGCTGAGTGA